The Nitrospirota bacterium genome includes the window TCACAAGTCAAGAGAGCAGCATTATCCGTGCCAGCCAATATTTCAGAAGGTTTCGGTCGGTTCCACTTTATGGATAAAGCAAAGTTTTATCTTAACGCCAGGGGTTCTCTTTATGAATTAAAAAGTCACTTATTATTAGCCAACGAGTTAGGTTTTATTGAAGATAGAGCAGCGGATGGTGTTTTTCAGATTATTGATGAGTTATCTCTTAAAATGAACAATTTGATTAATAGAACGAGAAATCTCAACCAGTCTCAATAAATCTCCATGAATCTCTCAGCTATGCATGATGTTATTATAATCGGGGCCGGGCCAATTGGAAGTTATACTGCGTATTTACTGGCTAAGGAAGGCCTGGATGTGGCAATACTCGAAGAACACTCAGATGTCGGAGAGGGAGTTAACTGTGCTGGTATTGTCAGTACTGAATGCTTTAAAAATTTTGATTTACCTACGGAAACAATACTTAAGTCAATAGAAGCTATTAAGGCTTTTTCGCCTTCTGGCAATTGTGTTGAATACAGAACCGGCTCGACTATAGCTCATGTTGTTAATCGAAGTCTCTTTGATAGCGAGATTGCCCGGATGGCTGTAAAGGAAGGGGCTACTCTTTATTTAAAAACAAAGGTCAAAGAAATAAGTATTACAGACAGTGCCTTCAAAGCAAAAACAGAAAGGGCGGGGGAAGAATTTAGCTCAAATGTAGGAGTAATTGCTACAGGATTTGAGCTTATTCCTCTTATACCCAGGAGGCCTGAAAGGTTTTTGTATGCTGTTCAAACAGATGGAGAGGTAAGAGATATCAAGGGTATTGAGGTTTATTTTGGAAGGGAGATTGCTCCAGGGTCTTTTGCCTGGGTTGTGCCGACAAATGGTAAAACGGCAAAGATCGGGCTTATCACAGATAAAGATCCAGCAGCCTATTTAAAAGGCTTTCTCCAGAGTCCTCTTATTAAGCATAGATTGGAGGCGTGTGATAATCAGATAAGATGCAGTCCTATTCCAGTTAAAGGAATTCCTAAGAGTTATGCAGAAAGGCTTGTTGTAGTAGGCGAGGCAGCAGGTCAGGTTAAGGCTACTACTGGCGGTGGTATCTATTTTGGATTCCTCTGCTCAGAGATAGCAGCACGGACAATCTTAAAGGCATTTCGACAAGAAGATTTTAGCGAAAGACTGTTTAAGGAATATGAGGTAGGGTGGAAAAACAAACTATCTCTTGAGTTAAAACTTGGCTACTACCTCAGGAATCTCTATGCAAGGCTTTCTGATAATCAGATTGATGTTTTAATCAATCTGGTCGGTAAAGATGGTCTGCCGATTATAATGAAAAAGGCTGATTTTGACTGGCACAAAGGCCTTATTGTTTCACTGCTTCAACATACACTCTTTAGAAAACTTTTTAGAACTTGATTCTTAACAGAGTTCTTCTGCGAACATTTTATTCTCCTTTCTTTTCTAAGGAGGAAATCATAGGTGACCCCATTGTCAATTATACGAGTCTTATGTTTCTTGGGGATTGTTATATCCATTCCCTTTACATCTTTTGCCTCGAATGTCGATGCGAAAAGCGATCTCTATCTTGACCTGGAGCGCCTCTCTGCCTATGGCCTGATAGACCAGGCAATTATTGGTGCAAGACCCATTGATAGACGTGAGTTCGCAAGACTCGTAATAGAGGCCTCTAAAAACGTAAGGCGTAAGACGTCCGCAATAGAAATAATCCTCGAAAAACTTAAGGAAGAGTTCAAAGAGGAGATTGCAGAGATAGGATACGAGTCTTCCTATATAAAAGCGGTCAGGAAGGCTGAGTTAAGGTACTCTCATCTCGAAGGTGATAAATCCTTTTTTCCAGGTATAAAGGCGTCGCAGGAGCCATTCAATTATAATAACGAGGGAATAGCCTTGAATAAAGACAATGTCTTCCTCACCCTCGAGGGAGATGCAAGGATTCAAGTTCTCTCCCTTTATGTCAATCCTCTTTTATCTTACAGGGATTCAAAGGGTTTTGATGCCAAACTTCATAAGGGCTACGGAAAGTTTTATATTGGCAAATTCTCCATAGAGGCAGGAAAGGATTCCCTCTGGTGGGGCCAGGGAAGACATGGAAGTCTCATGCTCACCAACAATGCAGAGCCTTTTAAACTCTTAAAAATAAGCAATGAGGTTCCTTTAAATCTGCCTATAGTAGGCTTTTTCAGGATTGATTTCTTCCTTACAAGACTTGAGGAGGACAGGGACTATCCAGAACCCTATCTTGGAGGACTCAGGCTGAGCTTTAAGCCAGGGCCATGGCTTGAATTTGGGTTGACAAGGACAGTTATTACAGGGGGCAGAGGTATGCCGGGCCTCGGACTTGGTGATATAGGCACAATCCTTATAGGTAAAAATTTAGATGGTAAAGCAAAGGGTGAGAGCAACCAGATTGCAGGTGTGGATGTTCGCATAAGAATCACCCCTCTTAAGGCTCACATTTATGGAGAGGCTGCTGGCGAGGATGAGGCAGGAGGGCTTCCGTATAAGTGGGCATATATTGCAGGCATCTATTTTGCGGACATCCTCGGCGCTGATTTGAGGGTAGAGCATGCAAATACTGCCTTTCAGTATGCAGGGTGGTACACTCATGGTGTTTATACCTCAGGCTACACCTATAAAGGCAGGCTTATCGGCCATCATATGGGTGGAGATGCAAAGGATATCTTTGTTGGTTCCTCGCTTTTTCTGAGTAAAAATACAAAGGTCTTCCTGCACTATGATTATGAAAAAAGAGGTGTCTCAAGATCAAATCCAGAAAGCCACAATGAGGTGCTTTTTGGCTTAAAGCATACGCTCTCAAAAGGGATTACCCTGAGCTTAAAAGGCGGGTATGAAAAGGTTAGAAGTGCAGACTACGTTTCTGGAAGGAATAGAGAGAATAAGCTTATCGAATTTTCACTTGAAATGAGATAATATGCGCCAGAAAGAATTCTTTCTAAAGTTAGAAGAAGAAACTATCAACTCTTTTTTCTCAATGTTTCTGTGGAAAAAATAACCACAGAAATGTCAGAAGAACTACAAATTTAAACTGGAGGTAACGTGGAGAACAGAGAAGAAGTTTATGACGAAATAAACCTGATGGATTATATAATGGATTATATCAATGTGATAAAGAAACACAGGACGATGATTGTCATAATCATTGCGGTCTCTGTCCTGACGACAGGGATGGTATCTTTTTTAATGCCAAAAATCTATGAAGCAAAGGCAGTCATTACACCTGTAACACAGCCAAAAGAGCCTGGTGGTATGAGTGTGATTGCAGCCCAATTCAGCATAGCAGCTCCAGCCTCATCAAATGTCTCAGAGATAGTGAATCTCCTTAAGAGTAATATCTTACTGGAAAAAATAATTACAAGATATGACCTTCTCAAGGTATTTTTCAAAGAGGGTTTTCCGGAAGGACCATCTAAAGATAAAATAATATGGGGAGGGATAAGGTATCTCAAAGGAATAATGGAGGTGAAGCATAATCAAAGAGAAAATATAATTGAGTTGTCAGTGAAATTTAAAGACCCCAGGGTAGCGGCAGACATAATAAACTATACACTAATAGAACTTACAGATCATATGACAGGTGAGGCAAAGCGAGTTGCCGAGACGAATAAAAAATATCTGGAATCCCTGATAGATAAAAACTCAGACCCATTTATCAGACAGAAGGTATATGCACTTATTGCGCAGCAAATAGAGACATCCATGATGGCTGAGGTTAAAGAGAATTTTGCATTTAAGGTGCTCGATCCAGCAAGAGTGCCTGATACGAAGATTGAGCCAAAAATAAAAAAGAACATTATGCTTTCTTTTGTTACCTCTCTGTTTATCGGAATTTTTTTAGCTTTCTTTAAAGAATATCTTGAAAAAAATGGAAAACAAGGATGAATGAAAGGCCTATAAAATAGGCTCTTCATGGAATATAGTGGGTGAGAAGTAGAACATGAATCGTGTTTAATCTTGGCTTTGTGGAGGAATTCAATATGGCAATAAGAATTGGTATTAAGAGATTTCTGACCGTAATCTTTATGTTGTTTTTTATCCTGGCAGGGAACGCTTTTGCACAGTCTCCTGATGCTATTAACCAGGGTTCTGCCTCTCAGGGAGGTATACAGGTAATAAGTATAGGCAATCCTGTGCAACAGTCGCCACAGTCCCAGTTAGGAACAAATCCCCAACTAACACAGCAGCAGACAGAATGCTTGCAGAAGTTATCCCCTGAACAGAGAAATGCTA containing:
- a CDS encoding four helix bundle protein — protein: MAKIRSFEDLDVWQIGKELVLKIYELTSHFPREEVYRMTSQVKRAALSVPANISEGFGRFHFMDKAKFYLNARGSLYELKSHLLLANELGFIEDRAADGVFQIIDELSLKMNNLINRTRNLNQSQ
- a CDS encoding NAD(P)/FAD-dependent oxidoreductase; the protein is MHDVIIIGAGPIGSYTAYLLAKEGLDVAILEEHSDVGEGVNCAGIVSTECFKNFDLPTETILKSIEAIKAFSPSGNCVEYRTGSTIAHVVNRSLFDSEIARMAVKEGATLYLKTKVKEISITDSAFKAKTERAGEEFSSNVGVIATGFELIPLIPRRPERFLYAVQTDGEVRDIKGIEVYFGREIAPGSFAWVVPTNGKTAKIGLITDKDPAAYLKGFLQSPLIKHRLEACDNQIRCSPIPVKGIPKSYAERLVVVGEAAGQVKATTGGGIYFGFLCSEIAARTILKAFRQEDFSERLFKEYEVGWKNKLSLELKLGYYLRNLYARLSDNQIDVLINLVGKDGLPIIMKKADFDWHKGLIVSLLQHTLFRKLFRT
- a CDS encoding capsule assembly Wzi family protein; translated protein: MTPLSIIRVLCFLGIVISIPFTSFASNVDAKSDLYLDLERLSAYGLIDQAIIGARPIDRREFARLVIEASKNVRRKTSAIEIILEKLKEEFKEEIAEIGYESSYIKAVRKAELRYSHLEGDKSFFPGIKASQEPFNYNNEGIALNKDNVFLTLEGDARIQVLSLYVNPLLSYRDSKGFDAKLHKGYGKFYIGKFSIEAGKDSLWWGQGRHGSLMLTNNAEPFKLLKISNEVPLNLPIVGFFRIDFFLTRLEEDRDYPEPYLGGLRLSFKPGPWLEFGLTRTVITGGRGMPGLGLGDIGTILIGKNLDGKAKGESNQIAGVDVRIRITPLKAHIYGEAAGEDEAGGLPYKWAYIAGIYFADILGADLRVEHANTAFQYAGWYTHGVYTSGYTYKGRLIGHHMGGDAKDIFVGSSLFLSKNTKVFLHYDYEKRGVSRSNPESHNEVLFGLKHTLSKGITLSLKGGYEKVRSADYVSGRNRENKLIEFSLEMR